DNA from Nitrospira sp.:
CACGCCTTGAGATTGCTGACTACGCGGTGGATGTGGGGAAACCGTCGCGCGGCTTGGCGAGGAGCACCGACGACGCGGATGTGATGGTGGTACTCTTCCAGGGCGGACTCCGAGTACCCACGCCAACCGGCGGTTCTTACTTGGCTGCCGCCTTCCACGTGTTGCGTCAGAAACGCCCCAGCGCCATCCCGCTGGCATCGGCACTCGGCGCAAGCCGGAGCCGGCCTGCGCGTTCTCGGCGCTTGCCCTGGACATCGGTGTAGACCAGCACTTCCACCGCACCGGCCACCAGGCTCTTCTGCGCTCCTGCGGCAACGCCACGGCCCTTCTTGCCTTTTACCGATCCTCCGATGTGTGTTTCATCCACCGCCACAAGCCCCGAGAGTTTTGTGCGGTTGTCATTGACCATCCCCTTGCGCAGCCGATGGAGCAGGTGCCAGGCGTGCTGATACCCGCCAATCCCAAGCTGTCGCTGTAGTTGCACGGCGCTGATTCCAGGAGTGTGAGTCGCAACCAAGTAGGCTGCCCAGAACCACGCTTGGATCGGGACGTGCGAACGATGCATGATCGTACCCGTGGGCGGTGCAGTTTGACGCC
Protein-coding regions in this window:
- a CDS encoding IS1595 family transposase → MHRSHVPIQAWFWAAYLVATHTPGISAVQLQRQLGIGGYQHAWHLLHRLRKGMVNDNRTKLSGLVAVDETHIGGSVKGKKGRGVAAGAQKSLVAGAVEVLVYTDVQGKRRERAGRLRLAPSADASGMALGRF